The Desulfonatronospira thiodismutans ASO3-1 DNA segment CCGAAATGAATATTGCTGGGCTGAAAATACCTGGCATCGCTTTGCAGATGATTCATGAGTGCACCCAGGGCTGTGTCCCTGGGTGGGGCGGGTGGATCGATCCCTCTTGCTTCAAGCCCCAGACGCAGACCCAGCCATAGTCCGCAGGCGGCTGATTCCAGGTATCCTTCCACCCCGCTTATTTGCCCGGCCAGGTAAACTCCGGGTCTGGCCTTAAGTTCCAGATTCCGGGTCAATACCTGGGGAGCATTGACAAAAGTATTTCTGTGCATGCTGCCCAGGCGCAGAAACTCGGCATTTTCCAGACCGGGTATCATGCTAAAGACCCTTTTTTGCTCCCCAAGCTTCAGCCTGGTCTGAAATCCCACCAGATTGAAGGCGGTCTTCTCTAAGTTTTCCGCCCGCAACTGCACCACGGCAAATGGCTGCTCCCCAGTTCTTGGATTCACCAGGCCCACGGGCTTCAGCGGACCAAAGGCCATGGTCAACTCGCCCTTTTCAGCCATGGCCTCGATGGGCATGCACCCCTGGAAATGCTTCTCCTCTTCAAAATCCCGGGCCGGGACTTTTTCCGCACCAACAAGTTCATGGTAAAACCGGTAATACTCCTCTTCACTCATGGGGCAGTTGAGATAATCGTCGTCTTCAGGCCGGTACCTGGAGCCCCAGAAAGCTTTGTCGTAATCAATGGATTCCGCGCTGACTATGGGGGCTATGGCGTCATAAAAATACAGGTCCTGGGCCCCGATAACCCGGAACAGACTCTGGGCCAGAGGATCGCTTATAAGCGGACCGGCTGAGAGAATCACTGCATCAAATCCCTGGAGCTCCGGGTCGTCCAGGTCCTGGATTTCCCGTCTATGCACCCGGATAAACTCATGCTCCTCCACCCTGCTGGTCAAGTGCTGTGCAAATCTGTCCCGGTCCACGGCCAGGGCCTTGCCTGCAGGCACCCGGTGCATGAGAGCCGCTTCCATGACTAAGCTGCCCAGCCTGTGCATCTCCTGCTGCAAAAGCCCCACTCCGGTCACTGGCTCCATGGAGCGAAATGAATTGGAACAGACCAGCTCGCCCAGGCTCTGGCTTTCGTGGGCCGGGGAATACTTTTGCGGCTTCATCTCGAAGATGGTCACCCATACCCCCTGACGGGCCAGCTGCAGAGCAGCCTCACATCCGGCCAGCCCCCCACCGATTATGGCAATGCTTTGATTCATATGGAAAGTTTTTCAGATTTGAGGATATAGGCCACGATTATACCCACAATAAACCCGGCTGCCAGATTGGTGGCCAGGGTGATGCCCACAATGGTGAAGACCACGAAAAATTCCTTGCGCTCCTTTAAATCCATTATGGTCAGGGCCAGTTGACTGCCTGCAAAAACAAGCAGCACTCCCAGCACGGCCATGGGGATGAGATAGAGAATGCCCAGGATGTTCACCCCGAGCAACACAGCCAGGAAAATGAATATGGCCCCAATGATCACGTTGGAGCCCGGGGTCCTGGCTCCAAAGCGGTAATGGGCGGCCAGTCCCCCGGCCCCGTGACAAAGAGGCATACCCCCCACGAAAAAGGAAAAGAAATTGGCTAGGGCCATGGTGATGCAGTTGGCCTTATAGGTAGCCCTGTGGGCGGCCTCTCCGAAATACTGCCTGGATAGATCCACGTTGGCGATGACCGCATTGCCCAGGGTCATGGGCAGCTGCGGCAGGACCAGCACCAGCAGGGCAAAGGAGAAGTCCACACCCGAAGGAAACCCGAAAGGCATGAACTCCGGCAGATTGAAACCTGGCGACACCTGGGACAGCCCCTCCCGGGTGCCCAGCAAAAGACCCACCAGCATGCCCCCCAGGACCACCACCAGGGCTGCGGGGAGTTTTTTGTTGTCCAGAAGAAGCAGGGTGACTACCCCGCCCACCAGGCCCAGGACCAGACCAAAAGGCACGGGACCTATGTCCTGGATTACCAGATAGGGCTCGGCTGCTTCCTGAAGCTTCTGAAAAGTGGAAGTGCCGATCATGAAGCGCACCCCCTCGGCCATGAGCAGCAGGCCTGTGGAAAGCTGCACTCCCCGGACGACCTCCTTGGGAGTATACTTGCCTATCAGAGTCATGGCTCCGGTAAGGGCAATAACCAGCAGAAGCACTCCGATAAGCAGAGAAGAGGCCATGATTTCCGAGGCTGTAATGCCCGTGGCCACGGCATAAGCGCCAATGACCTTCATGGGTTCTACAGGCACGGGAATACGGTAGTACATCCCGGACAGCAGGTAGAACAGTCCCACCGAGAAAAAAAGCCCCAGGGGGTTCAGGCCGTTGACCAGGATCATGGCTATGCCCAGGGGGAGAACCACGCCCAGATCTCCAAGAGAGCCGGCCAGTTCCTGACGGTTGAATTTGTATGGCACGCCCATAAATGCTAAATACAAAAAGAAAACGCTGCTGACAAGAAGTTATTCATGACTCGAATTGCACCAGTGCTGCTGCTGACCAGGACCCGTGAGATCCCTGTATGCAGCAGAGATGATCAAATCGCAAAACAAGACCCGGATGTATCTGTCAGCGCATTTAAGGAAAGCAGGGGACAGGCACTCCGGGACCCACTTGAGCATCATTTTGTGCATAAAATATCTCATTTTTTGGGACAATCACG contains these protein-coding regions:
- a CDS encoding putative sulfate/molybdate transporter; the protein is MGVPYKFNRQELAGSLGDLGVVLPLGIAMILVNGLNPLGLFFSVGLFYLLSGMYYRIPVPVEPMKVIGAYAVATGITASEIMASSLLIGVLLLVIALTGAMTLIGKYTPKEVVRGVQLSTGLLLMAEGVRFMIGTSTFQKLQEAAEPYLVIQDIGPVPFGLVLGLVGGVVTLLLLDNKKLPAALVVVLGGMLVGLLLGTREGLSQVSPGFNLPEFMPFGFPSGVDFSFALLVLVLPQLPMTLGNAVIANVDLSRQYFGEAAHRATYKANCITMALANFFSFFVGGMPLCHGAGGLAAHYRFGARTPGSNVIIGAIFIFLAVLLGVNILGILYLIPMAVLGVLLVFAGSQLALTIMDLKERKEFFVVFTIVGITLATNLAAGFIVGIIVAYILKSEKLSI
- the trmFO gene encoding methylenetetrahydrofolate--tRNA-(uracil(54)-C(5))-methyltransferase (FADH(2)-oxidizing) TrmFO, whose translation is MNQSIAIIGGGLAGCEAALQLARQGVWVTIFEMKPQKYSPAHESQSLGELVCSNSFRSMEPVTGVGLLQQEMHRLGSLVMEAALMHRVPAGKALAVDRDRFAQHLTSRVEEHEFIRVHRREIQDLDDPELQGFDAVILSAGPLISDPLAQSLFRVIGAQDLYFYDAIAPIVSAESIDYDKAFWGSRYRPEDDDYLNCPMSEEEYYRFYHELVGAEKVPARDFEEEKHFQGCMPIEAMAEKGELTMAFGPLKPVGLVNPRTGEQPFAVVQLRAENLEKTAFNLVGFQTRLKLGEQKRVFSMIPGLENAEFLRLGSMHRNTFVNAPQVLTRNLELKARPGVYLAGQISGVEGYLESAACGLWLGLRLGLEARGIDPPAPPRDTALGALMNHLQSDARYFQPSNIHFGLFPPLKARAKKARRKELHAQRAQESFDKWLSRLGAIQ